The genome window CTGAACTGGCTGACGTTTTCGTTAACGATGCGTTTGGCGCGGCTCACAGAGCACACGCTTCGACTGAAGGAATCGCTCACTTGCTTCCAGCAGTGTCCGGTTTGTTAATGGAAAAAGAACTTGAAGTGTTGGGTAAAGCCATTTCCAACCCTGAGCGTCCTTTCACAGCCATCATTGGCGGATCCAAAGTTAAAGACAAAATCGATGTAATCGACAACCTGCTGAACATTGCAGACAACGTGATCATCGGTGGCGGTCTGACTTACACGTTCCTCAAAGCACAAGGACATGAAATTGGACAGTCCTTGCTGGATGACTCCAAACTTGATGTTGCGCTCGGTTTCATCGAAAAAGCGAAAAAATTGGGCAAAAACTTCTACCTGCCGGTAGATATCGTAGTGTCTGACGATTTCAGCGCAAAAGCAAACACACAAATCGTTGATATCGATGGCATCCCAGCAGATTGGGAAGGAATCGACATCGGTCCTAAAACACGTGAGATCTATGCTGACGTAATCAAAAACTCCAAATTGGTTGTATGGAACGGACCAATGGGCGTATTTGAAATCGAGCCATTCTCCCACGGTACTCGTGCAGTAGCAGAAGCTTGCGCTGAGACAGAAGCTTACACTGTAATTGGTGGCGGTGACTCCGCAGCAGCAGCTGAGAAATTCAAATTGGCTGACAAGATGAACCACATCTCTACAGGTGGCGGTGCATCGCTCGAGTTCATGGAAGGTAAAGTACTTCCAGGCGTAGTGGCATTGAACGACAAGTAAGTTTTAGTAGTCTATAGCATGAAGGAGTTGAAACCCATGAGAACACCGATTATCGCAGGTAACTGGAAAATGTTCAAAACGGTTTCCGAATCCAATGACTTCATTCAGGAAGTTAAAGGAAAAGCGGAAGTTGAAGGCGTGGAAACTGTAATCTGCGCACCGTTTACGAATCTGCCATCCCTGGTAGAAGCCGTTAAAGGCACAAACATCAAAATTGG of Paenibacillus sp. FSL R5-0517 contains these proteins:
- a CDS encoding phosphoglycerate kinase, with the translated sequence MNKKSVRDIELTGKRAFVRVDFNVPLEDGKITDDKRIRATLPTINFLIEKGAKVILASHMGRPKGEVVESLRLTPAAERLSELLGKTVVKADDSVGDAVKAQIAELNNGDVLLLENVRFHAGEEKNDPELAKQFAELADVFVNDAFGAAHRAHASTEGIAHLLPAVSGLLMEKELEVLGKAISNPERPFTAIIGGSKVKDKIDVIDNLLNIADNVIIGGGLTYTFLKAQGHEIGQSLLDDSKLDVALGFIEKAKKLGKNFYLPVDIVVSDDFSAKANTQIVDIDGIPADWEGIDIGPKTREIYADVIKNSKLVVWNGPMGVFEIEPFSHGTRAVAEACAETEAYTVIGGGDSAAAAEKFKLADKMNHISTGGGASLEFMEGKVLPGVVALNDK